In Danaus plexippus chromosome 14, MEX_DaPlex, whole genome shotgun sequence, a single genomic region encodes these proteins:
- the LOC116769832 gene encoding serine proteinase stubble isoform X1, which translates to MHAARAHGVVVMSWWWSLALLALSAPARATPRAGSGELFYSYQMSRKSCTVGGSRGACMWVQECNRVGGIHAGVCVDGFMFGSCCRMPDRPITETPIPTTVTDRPSTTPSYTTTSATTITPSTTQTIRPSSQTARPSFMTKPIDGAPTSYSYRPPEINLPSVSSLDANSEQNSDIVHKLTYSSVNKYQNVHRPSNEMEASPHNKISSSLSLMGARPMAVSEQHSENSIASAHMMSRPNNLNTIHWQATTEPIFVTKPRPNWEKPVGKPKPTKKFTTTTSKPHKNYIKPKDPALNMINKTDESTPASIQTTAATNSVECGTRAMWPRPETRIMGGKDSSFGRWPWQVSVRRNSFFGFSSTHRCGGAIINEGWIATAGHCVDDLLTSQIRIRVGEYDFSTVSEQYPYSERGVARKAVHPKYNFYTYEYDLALVKLDSPVQFAPHISPICLPASDDLLVGENATVTGWGRLSEGGVLPSVLQEVQVPIVSNDRCKSMFLQAGRHEFIPDIFLCAGHERGGHDSCQGDSGGPLQVKGKDQKYFLAGIISWGIGCGEANLPGVCTRISKFVPWILQTVNS; encoded by the exons gTTATCAGATGTCCCGCAAGTCGTGTACGGTCGGCGGCTCGAGAGGGGCTTGTATGTGGGTGCAGGAATGCAACAGAGTTGGAGGAATACACGCGGGAGTCTGTGTAGATGGCTTCATGTTCGGTTCATGCTGCCGAATGCCCGACCGACCTATAACAG AGACGCCGATTCCAACTACAGTTACCGATCGTCCGTCAACAACGCCATCATACACCACGACCAGCGCAACAACTATTACTCCGAGTACTACTCAAACTATACGGCCCTCTTCACAAACGGCACGGCCGTCGTTTATGACCAAACCCATAGATGGCGCTCCCACATCATATAGCTACCGCCCGCCTGAAATAAACCTGCCCTCTGTTAGCAGTTTAGATGCAAATAGCGAGCAAAACAGTGATATAGTTCATAAACTAACTTATAGCAGTGTAAATAAGTACCAAAATGTACATAGGCCAAGCAATGAAATGGAAGCTAGTCCTCACAACAAAATTTCGTCTAGTCTTAGTTTAATGGGCGCGCGCCCTATGGCTGTTTCCGAACAACACTCAGAGAATAGCATTGCTTCAG CTCATATGATGTCGCGCCCAAACAACTTGAACACAATACATTGGCAGGCTACAACTGAGccaatatttgtaacaaaaccGAGACCGAATTGGGAGAAACCAGTAGGGAAACCAAAACCCACAAAGAAGTTTACAACGACAACCAGCAAGCCAcataagaattacataaaacCAAAGGATCCAGCTTTAAACATGATTAACAAAACCGACGAGTCGACGCCCGCTTCCATACAAACAACAGCCGCAACGAATAGTGTCG AATGTGGCACGAGAGCGATGTGGCCACGTCCAGAAACGAGGATAATGGGTGGCAAAGACTCCAGTTTCGGTCGCTGGCCATGGCAGGTGTCTGTTAGACGGAATTCCTTCTTCGGCTTCTCATCGACTCATAGATGTGGAGGTGCTATCATCAACGAGGGGTGGATAGCGACTGCTGGTCATTGTGTAGACGA TCTTCTTACTTCGCAAATACGGATAAGAGTCGGCGAATACGATTTCTCAACAGTGTCTGAACAATATCCGTATTCTGAGAGAGGTGTGGCTAGAAAGGCGGTCCATccgaaatacaatttttacacTTACGAATATGATTTGGCGTTGGTGAAGCTGGATTCGCCGGTCCAGTTCGCGCCTCACATATCCCCGATATGTCTTCCAGCGAGCGATGACCTTCTGGTCGGTGAAAATGCCACCGTCACGGGTTGGGGGAGATTATCTGAGGGTGGAGTTTTGCCTTCCGTTTTGCAAGAG gtgcAAGTACCAATAGTGTCGAATGACAGATGTAAGTCAATGTTTCTACAAGCCGGAAGACATGAGTTCATTCCGGACATTTTCCTTTGTGCGGGGCACGAGCGAGGGGGCCACGACTCTTGTCAGGGGGACTCGGGGGGACCTTTACAG GTCAAAGGAAaagatcaaaaatatttcctagCGGGCATCATAAGCTGGGGTATCGGTTGTGGGGAGGCGAACTTACCCGGCGTTTGCACAAGAATATCCAAGTTCGTCCCGTGGATATTGCAAACTGTtaactcataa
- the LOC116769832 gene encoding serine proteinase stubble isoform X2: MHAARAHGVVVMSWWWSLALLALSAPARATPRAGSGYQMSRKSCTVGGSRGACMWVQECNRVGGIHAGVCVDGFMFGSCCRMPDRPITETPIPTTVTDRPSTTPSYTTTSATTITPSTTQTIRPSSQTARPSFMTKPIDGAPTSYSYRPPEINLPSVSSLDANSEQNSDIVHKLTYSSVNKYQNVHRPSNEMEASPHNKISSSLSLMGARPMAVSEQHSENSIASAHMMSRPNNLNTIHWQATTEPIFVTKPRPNWEKPVGKPKPTKKFTTTTSKPHKNYIKPKDPALNMINKTDESTPASIQTTAATNSVECGTRAMWPRPETRIMGGKDSSFGRWPWQVSVRRNSFFGFSSTHRCGGAIINEGWIATAGHCVDDLLTSQIRIRVGEYDFSTVSEQYPYSERGVARKAVHPKYNFYTYEYDLALVKLDSPVQFAPHISPICLPASDDLLVGENATVTGWGRLSEGGVLPSVLQEVQVPIVSNDRCKSMFLQAGRHEFIPDIFLCAGHERGGHDSCQGDSGGPLQVKGKDQKYFLAGIISWGIGCGEANLPGVCTRISKFVPWILQTVNS; this comes from the exons gTTATCAGATGTCCCGCAAGTCGTGTACGGTCGGCGGCTCGAGAGGGGCTTGTATGTGGGTGCAGGAATGCAACAGAGTTGGAGGAATACACGCGGGAGTCTGTGTAGATGGCTTCATGTTCGGTTCATGCTGCCGAATGCCCGACCGACCTATAACAG AGACGCCGATTCCAACTACAGTTACCGATCGTCCGTCAACAACGCCATCATACACCACGACCAGCGCAACAACTATTACTCCGAGTACTACTCAAACTATACGGCCCTCTTCACAAACGGCACGGCCGTCGTTTATGACCAAACCCATAGATGGCGCTCCCACATCATATAGCTACCGCCCGCCTGAAATAAACCTGCCCTCTGTTAGCAGTTTAGATGCAAATAGCGAGCAAAACAGTGATATAGTTCATAAACTAACTTATAGCAGTGTAAATAAGTACCAAAATGTACATAGGCCAAGCAATGAAATGGAAGCTAGTCCTCACAACAAAATTTCGTCTAGTCTTAGTTTAATGGGCGCGCGCCCTATGGCTGTTTCCGAACAACACTCAGAGAATAGCATTGCTTCAG CTCATATGATGTCGCGCCCAAACAACTTGAACACAATACATTGGCAGGCTACAACTGAGccaatatttgtaacaaaaccGAGACCGAATTGGGAGAAACCAGTAGGGAAACCAAAACCCACAAAGAAGTTTACAACGACAACCAGCAAGCCAcataagaattacataaaacCAAAGGATCCAGCTTTAAACATGATTAACAAAACCGACGAGTCGACGCCCGCTTCCATACAAACAACAGCCGCAACGAATAGTGTCG AATGTGGCACGAGAGCGATGTGGCCACGTCCAGAAACGAGGATAATGGGTGGCAAAGACTCCAGTTTCGGTCGCTGGCCATGGCAGGTGTCTGTTAGACGGAATTCCTTCTTCGGCTTCTCATCGACTCATAGATGTGGAGGTGCTATCATCAACGAGGGGTGGATAGCGACTGCTGGTCATTGTGTAGACGA TCTTCTTACTTCGCAAATACGGATAAGAGTCGGCGAATACGATTTCTCAACAGTGTCTGAACAATATCCGTATTCTGAGAGAGGTGTGGCTAGAAAGGCGGTCCATccgaaatacaatttttacacTTACGAATATGATTTGGCGTTGGTGAAGCTGGATTCGCCGGTCCAGTTCGCGCCTCACATATCCCCGATATGTCTTCCAGCGAGCGATGACCTTCTGGTCGGTGAAAATGCCACCGTCACGGGTTGGGGGAGATTATCTGAGGGTGGAGTTTTGCCTTCCGTTTTGCAAGAG gtgcAAGTACCAATAGTGTCGAATGACAGATGTAAGTCAATGTTTCTACAAGCCGGAAGACATGAGTTCATTCCGGACATTTTCCTTTGTGCGGGGCACGAGCGAGGGGGCCACGACTCTTGTCAGGGGGACTCGGGGGGACCTTTACAG GTCAAAGGAAaagatcaaaaatatttcctagCGGGCATCATAAGCTGGGGTATCGGTTGTGGGGAGGCGAACTTACCCGGCGTTTGCACAAGAATATCCAAGTTCGTCCCGTGGATATTGCAAACTGTtaactcataa